In Gadus morhua chromosome 5, gadMor3.0, whole genome shotgun sequence, the genomic stretch GTGTGCAGGACTCGCACTGGAGAGGGAACGGCTGTATCTAGCGGTGGGCACAACACCCGTTACTCTGAGGAGCCTTCTGGGTCCCATCGAGGACCAGCGTGGGATTGTAAAAGCTGTGCTGGAATTTATGGCGGCCACTCGACAGATAAAAAGGGACGGATCGCGGTTGGgaattttgtctttgttttatttttgtcctGTGGATGGCAGCAATGTGCCGCAAAGGCATACAGTCTGCCGGAAATTAATGGAAGAAGAagatcgatctctctctctctctctctctctctctctctctctctctctctctctctctctctctctgtctctgtctctgtctctgtctctctctctctctgggcagaGCTCTGTCACGTCTGCGTTCACCTCCTGCTCAGCTTTTATCGTCGTGACAACTCTGAAATGAAGGGCTTTACAACAtctagctgtgtgtttgtgtcggaaGAGCCAAGCAAAGCAGTAGTTGTATGTTGTAGTTGAGGAAGTAGTTGTATGTAGGCTACTATGTTGTAGTCAGGGTAGTAGTTGTATATAATATTTTGTAGTTGTGTACTTGTATATTTAATAATGCTGCGGAATataatgctggctcttggttgaggcccctggttagagccagctctgtgctcagcgctctgtgtcagagtctcttccccctcagcagctgcagcaggttcctgctgtaacagctcagtgtctacgcagtgtgactgagggaggtttttgtacggctctcaatcactgtgtgaacacaccGACACTGTTAGGAATGTGGagactctgacagtgataaactgctgcatcttcaggctgggcgccgttgatgatcagagagaagtcagtgctgcttccactgccactaaaccgagctggtgttggtgatacaagttgGTTTACTAATTTTATGATGAGCTTGGgttcttctccaggtttctgttggtaccagaATAAATAGGTATTGCCATGAACcgctgggtttgttttacaggtcagagtgactgtggatcctGGATTAATACAAGGATTTTAGTAATATACCACTCATCCCTTGAGATGAGTGGCTTTACATGAATTTTAATGTTTGACAGATGGAACAAATGTATATAATCTTTTCATTCATCAAAATCTATGAATACGGTCAGAACCGTAGGacatacatttattaatttcacatttgaatatgtttttatGAGTATACCATTTAGCAGAACATGAAGTTTCTAAATATATTCATTAGCAAGatttacatttttctttcaaAAGTGATGAACTCACTCAACCtcatctctctcactttcaTGTCTCTCAAAGTAGATACTCGTCCGCCCACAAGCTCGCTGTTTTGCATTACTTGGAGTATCTCTGAGGGCCAAGCGTTAAATATGCTCACTGCCAgccatcacaaacacacccagagcAAGATGAGGTCGTCCACAGCCTTGCTAGCAGTGTTGGCGTTTCTTACTCATGGTGAGACTTAAGGCTCCGTCACTCTGCTCATGTTCTTATGACTTTACTCTGATCCCTCCTGGTTTGGGCTCTATTCGGTGTTGATCCTGCTgtatttcctcccctctctgctcctgagTTGCTCTAAGCTAACGTTACACTGAATACTGTCTTAAGTCGGTTCAAAAGGCTCATCCTCCACTTCTTATTGCAGAGTCGTCTGGCAGTAAATTTCTGACACAACCGGACAAATCCAAGACCGTCGGTCTGGAGGGGACTGTGTCCATCAGTGCCACGGGGAGCTCAGATATTGGTGCTGACCTCAGCTGGTACATccagaaacctggagaagctCCCAAACTGCTGATATACAGTGCAGTCACCCTCTTTTCAGGGACTTCAGCTCGGTTCAGCGGCAGTAGATCTGGGACTAGCTACACTCTCACCATCTCTGGTGTCCAGAGGGAGGATGCAGGAGTGTATCACTGTCTGGGTCTCCACACTGGCaatgtgttcacacagtgattgagagccgtacaaaaacctccctcagtcacactgcgtagacactgagctgttacagcaggaacctgctgcagctgctgagggggaagagactctgacacagagcgctgagcacagagtTGGCTCTAACCAGGGGTCTCTACCCTTGGTTGTAATAAACATATTTAATTAGATCAATGTCCTTGAAATCAATTAATGGATTTTAATAATATTTCTAGTGAATCAATTATCAACTCATTCATGGGTTTTAGTGAAaaacaagtgtttgtgtgtcagtgagatgagtctttagtgtgcgggaggtttttgtacagcctcttaatgagtttgtatcactgtggtggacttttggtggaggcaccaaactcatcattgactgtaagtacaaggagACCTTTCTTGACATTTTGAAACTTTACATGAAATATTGAGCAATGTTATAGAATAAATTAGCAATGatgattttaaaatgttttaatttatttatttttcttttcatgtattgttattttttctacAAATAAGTTGAGTACACAGTTGGAATATACTGTTTTTAAAGAGTTTCGTATTTTGGCTTAAATTAACAAAATTTGTTAAATACACATGTCCGATTGCATTATGCGTTTTccaaaatattattttcattatttttgacTATTGCTGCAACATATTTTATTTCTTAAAATAAGTATTTTGTAATATGGACAAAGTAGTTTAATTGAAGTTCAGTGGAACTTCTACAAAATCAGTAAATATTAGAaacatattaaaatgtatttatgtgcTTTGAGTTACTAATCCTGCTTTTCTCTCATATTTTGCATGTGCAATTAGCCACGCGTGATATGATTTAAAGAAAGAGAAATTAAGATTGATTCATTccaacaaaaatacacatatatatgtttttgtgtaaACTGGATTCCTAATGTCATTAAACCAAATGGTTTCCATCCTCTTTAATAtcaccaactgctggtgaacaggaagctgtcccttccctctgtgctcctatgagggctgatgttaactgagcctgttgtccactcctctctctctcttccagtgggagtggtgcagcccacgctgagcgtcctccctccctccagagtggagctggagcagggcagtgctacactagtgtgtgtggccagtgggggcttcccctcagactggaagcttggctggaaggtggggggcagcagcaggtctgggggggtgtctgatagcctgggggtcctggggaaagatggccactacagctggagcagcaccttgaccctccctgcagaccagtggaggaaggcgggctcagtgagctgcgaggccagtaagaatggccagacgcagcctgtcactcaaaccctgaatcctggagagtgttcagagtagagaggctccagcatggaggtactggaggacacagatctcctctgacacgtctgctttatgtctctgtctcaggtggcaCTGCAGCTTTTGatgatttacattaatataactCGTGTTTGATTCATTGACATTATGCTCTCTGGATTTTACCCCTTGTTTGTGTTGgtcacatgttgaacatttaataaagatgttaagatTAAATCCTTTCTTGTCATCATTTGCTATCATTTATCTTTCGTATTTCCAAATGAGTGTGGATTCTAATGAGcatataaaacctctgccatctTTATCCAACATATTTCCCTACCATTTTGAAAGAAGGATTAAGgctatggtgtgtatctctgaaGGAGCATGGTATTGTTTGTGGGGATTTCATTGGAAGGTGTTTTCACTGTATccagtggaccagtgtcagtcatagagccactgctgctgaaatgacccatgtgtgtcagactgactttATGTCACTTCATATAATAGTAGTTCTGAGAGATGCTCCAGATTTCTGCAGATACAAACTCAGAAACTTGTAAAATTACGTCTGAAAATACATTCAGTATCTCTCAACAGGAAATAAGAACCCTAGCATGCTGAGTGGTAGAAACAGTAACATATTAATAATGTCTGTCTATGAGTTAAAGACCAAACCGACAACgctaaaaaatgtgtttctttaaacgtattctgtgagcagtgagctgtagctattcaaatgatgtccagtttTAGCTGATGTGCATCTGTGTCTCTTGAGTCACAGAGAGTCAGGGTAAATATAGGGCTGAGGTTTTCAGAACAGTCTCTTGAGACTCCAGTGAAAGAAGTGTCCGTGCATGTCTCCATACCAGCT encodes the following:
- the LOC115543477 gene encoding immunoglobulin kappa light chain-like, which produces MLTASHHKHTQSKMRSSTALLAVLAFLTHESSGSKFLTQPDKSKTVGLEGTVSISATGSSDIGADLSWYIQKPGEAPKLLIYSAVTLFSGTSARFSGSRSGTSYTLTISGVQREDAGVYHCLGLHTGNVLTFGGGTKLIIDLGVVQPTLSVLPPSRVELEQGSATLVCVASGGFPSDWKLGWKVGGSSRSGGVSDSLGVLGKDGHYSWSSTLTLPADQWRKAGSVSCEASKNGQTQPVTQTLNPGECSE